AAAAGGCACCAGTCCGATTTGGTTTTTTTGTTTCTTCATCCTTTCCCAAAGAGAGATGATGAATTTTTATATTCTTTTTATTTTGAGGCACGGGATTTAAGTCGGCTTCACACCAACAAATCCCATCAGCGGGAGCAAAGAAAACTTTTCCGGCACATGTTGTAGCGCCATGGATTGCCCCTGAAGGCAATGCAAATGAATAGACAATTTCCTTGTTTCCTTCAGGACGAATACGCGTTACATCAATTATCCCTTTTTGCGGCCCTCCACCATCTATCCAGGAAGCATAGCCAGTTTTTCCCTCTACAACAGCCAAGGTAATATGGTTACCACCTCCCAGATGAAAACCGGTTTTGATTTTCTGGGTCGGTTGATCTAAATAGGTTTGAGGATCGAGTCTTGTGTAACCAGAAATACGATCATTTGCCAGATAAAATACACCTTGATAACAGTATAAATGAGCTGGATTTCCCTGCTTGGCATCCAGCTGTGATGCGATCACTTTAGGATGTGCTTTATAGTACCAGTGTGAATGGTCTCCATGAGATTCTTCTTTCACGCCCGAATTGATAAAGATCCAGCCACTTTGATCTTCTCCTCCTTCAGAATCTCGAACTCCAAGTAGAATCGTTCCTGAACTACTTTCCATTTGAACTAGATTTTGATCTTCAGCGTCAAGCTTGGGAAAACCTTTAATCACGGAAGGCGTCTCCATCCGCAGTGTATCACCAGAAATAACGTCGGCCCATTTTACTGTCTTCGTCTTATAGTCTTGAAAGAAGAGTCGGCAGACCGTCCGTTTTTTACGTTTCTTTGAAGCCGTTTTTTTGGTCTGTTTACCAGAGCTTGAATGATGTTTTTGATCTGCTGCCTGGAGAAAATCTGATTTAATGCCATTGATGAAAGCCAAAAAGCTCAATAGAAAGATCATATTAAACTTAAGTCGTAATGAATCCATGTCGTCCTCTTAAGGGTATAACTAACAAAATAAATTAAATGACACGTGACAGTTTTCTGCAGCGAAAATGACTACGGCTTATTTTGATAAGGGTTTCCGTACCCATCTTGCAGTTGAAATGCTCCGTTTTCAAAATGCACACAAACCCAGATCGGCTCTTTGGCTGTTCCTCCGATCCAGTAAAAGCGACGGCGATTTTTTGTCCCGTGATAAACTGTCGGAACACCTTTAAAAAGTGGGCCATCAATCATGCTGGGATTCTTTTCAAAATAGCGTGATAATAATTTCGTGTCCGACTTACCAAGAGAGTCTTCCCGCTGCCAGTTTGTTCCATCGATCTTGAACACTTCAGGCGGATGAATCTCTATCGGAGTTATTTCACTGGCAACGTTTCCTGAGCAGCTAGTTGCCATTCCGATTACTGTTGACAACAATACTGTTTTGCAAAACAGTATTTTAAAAGAATGATTCATAAAAAAATTCATGGGTGTAATTAGATTCAAAGTTCGTTTAAGAAAGTTATGTCTCTTAAAATTCGCCAATTGTTTTTCCGTCAGCACGACTAAACAGGTTGCGTAGTGTTTCCAAATCAACGTTTTCGCCAAGAAAACGTACACTCCCGTCACATAACAGAATATTGGCTCCTCCCACGTGTAAACTACGCGCACCTGAAATGACTTCTCCATGATGAGCTACATCGGGGCTATTGGAATTTGGTGAAAAATAACCATGGACCAAACAGTGGTATCCGGTACTTCGTATCCAGGATCCTGCGCGTCTGCCTTCATAACTGCTTGCTGCAATAGCGTTGAGAGCGTCTGAAGTTGAAACACAGGGAGGGCCACCGCTGACACGTTTCATCTGTCGGTCAGGGTTAATTAAAGTTGTTGTATCTGGTCCTCGATCACCAAAGAGCGTTTCCGCCATGAAAATTGTATTGGTCAAACCGTCGGTGATGTCCCGAAAGCGGGTGGAGGAACCGCGCCAGAACAATCCGTCATTTTCACTCGAACAATACTCGGTATTTAATCCAGAGCCTCCGTTAACCATGTAATTCGTACCAGCCC
The Gimesia aquarii DNA segment above includes these coding regions:
- a CDS encoding DUF1559 domain-containing protein, producing MKQKRRGFTLIELLVVIAIIAILIALLLPAVQMAREAARRTQCKNNLKQLGLALHNYYDAHSRLPLMASSSLYNYSPSAQLLPYIDQGNLHNLIDFREPLLFGLPWAPTLNPNLVDVAKQTLPIFMCPSDAGKVHYTDDNGTIWAGTNYMVNGGSGLNTEYCSSENDGLFWRGSSTRFRDITDGLTNTIFMAETLFGDRGPDTTTLINPDRQMKRVSGGPPCVSTSDALNAIAASSYEGRRAGSWIRSTGYHCLVHGYFSPNSNSPDVAHHGEVISGARSLHVGGANILLCDGSVRFLGENVDLETLRNLFSRADGKTIGEF